The sequence TTCGGATTCGCCGCGACATTCACGCCCATCCCGAACTCGGCTTTCAGGAACATCGCACGGCAGCGTTAGTTGCCGATATACTCCACGAAATTGGCGGGATTACTGTCAAAACCGGTGTTGCTAAGACCGGTGTCATCGGTGAGCTGGGTGATGGCGACGGTCCGGTGATTGCAATCCGGGCCGATATGGATGCATTGCCGATCCAGGAAGAGAATCAGGTTGCTTATGCGTCCACGAATCCGGGCGTGATGCACGCCTGCGGTCATGATGCACACACTGCGATGTTGCTTGGCGCTGCCCATCTCTTGCGTGAACGCTTTGCGGCGGAACATCTGCGTGGTCGGGTGCGTTTCCTTTTCCAACCATCTGAAGAGAGTTGGGACGACGAGGTGAAGAGTGGCGGTCTCCGGATGGTCGAGGAGGGTGCGTTAGAAGGAGTTGATGCCGTCATTGCACTGCACGTTGACTCCACGCTGCCGGTTGGTCAGGTGACCATTCGGGGAGGCTGGACATCAGCCGCAGTTGATGATTTTAAGGGTTATATCCGTGGTAGCGGGGGTCATGGTGCATACCCGCATCTTGGTACCGATCCGGTCTTTATGTTGTCGCACGTTTTGAATGCCCTGTTTGGAATTCGCGCACGTTTGATCAATCCGATGGAACCGGCCATTTTGAGTGTTGGTACGGTACGCGGTGGTCATGCCTCAAATGTGATACCGAGTGAAATTTTTGTGCAAGGGACACTCCGCAGTTTCAGTGAAGAGGTGCGGGCGAAACTGGCACGTGAAGTTGAGCGGGCGTTTGCCGTGGCTGAAGCGTTTGGTGGCAGTGCTGAAGTGACCATTACCCGTGGGTATCCTGCTGGCTGGAATGATGAGCGCGTTGCGGAGTGGATGAGCATCGTGGCCAGTGATTTTCTCGGCCCTGAGGCGATTGACCGCTCGCGCACCGGCATGGGGGCAGAAGATTTTGCTTACATGACCAGGCAGGCACCCGGTGCGATGTTGATGTTAGGTGCGGCTATTGATGATGGGATTGTGCGTGGCCACCATACCCCGATCTTCGACATAGATGAACGCGCATTGCCGATTGGAACTGCGATCCTGGCCGAAACGGCACTACGTTTCTTGCGTGGTGAGGTGAAGCTATAGCGTGGTAATATACGCCCGCAGGCATCGCCTGCGGGCAAGATACTGTTACAATTGTCAGTTCTGCGTAACACGCCCGTTCACCAATGCACCAGATTTTTGCCAGTACCTGGCTAATCCCCGCCAACTCAAGATCAGCGGCCCAGTCTGCTGAAGGATTGCCGTCTGCTCAGAGGGCGACAGGGTAGCTGCCTCAAGGGCCAGTGCTTTTTCCAGCGCAGCCACGCCGGTTGCTTCATCGTGGCCGGCCAGCAGACTCTGGCGGACGATTTCGGCCCATTGACGTAACCGCAAACGAGCGTCGGTCAGATGAAAGGCAACATCATCGTACGCGCCAAAGTGAGTCAGACACAACCATTGTGGCCGTAACTGTTCCAGGAGATCGTGTGTCTGTGCCCAGGCATCGAGGTCAACATCGGGTGGCGGAGTGGCCGGTCGGGTCATCCGTACTCCTGGCAATCGAACACCGGTATTATCACCAACAAATGCTGCACCGTTTGCTTCGTCGAGCCAGATGAGATGATGCTTGGCGTGACCAGGAGCATCAAAAGCACGGAGTGGATGTCCTCTAAGCGATAATGTCTCGCCGCCGGTATAGGTGCGGATCCGCTCAGCGGCAACCGGGCGCACGTCACCCCACAGCGTTGCCATCTGATCACCGTACAGTTGCGCTGCGCTATGGAGTAACCGTGACGGATCGATCAGGTGAGGGGCGCCCCGTTCGTGGACGTGCACGACCAGATGCGGATTCTCGGCGACCAATAAACCGGTTGCTCCTGCGTGATCAAGATGAATGTGGGTCAACACAATGGCACGCAAGTCGGCAACGGTTAAACCATAGCTACTTAATCCTGCCCGCAGCGCAGGGATTGTACTGGCCGGTCCCGGATCGACCAACGCTGGTTCATCGCCGAGTAATAAGAAGGTACCAATGACATGTGAACGGCCAAGATGACGCACATCGATCAACGCGACGTTATGCGGAGTAGGGTAAATTTCCATACCTGTATCGATCAGCCTTTCAATCACGTGTCCGGCAAATAGCAGTGGGTGTCATTGTAACATACGGTAAGTGATCGTCTGACAAATCTGACGTAGTTCTCGGTGAACGTCTGCACATTCCCTGACATCTGCATTATGATGATGCCCCGTCCTACCCCCATTCCCCCGAGAGCACGGGCCGCTGGCTCGCTGAGCGGCACAAGAAATGAGAAGAGAACGGGAGAAATGCTTTCACAGCACCCTCCCTCGTCGTCTGCTGTGGAACAGCGGTGAATTCCCTTTGCACCCATCCTTGCCTCTCAGGCGAATAGAAGGAAGGTGAGAGGGCAAGGAGTGTAAGCCACCTTTTCGCACGATAGTGGGCATGATCGGTTCTCCTCAACGACTTTGAGCGCCTGAGACGTGAGGCGCTCGCGCCCTCACGTCTCTCTTAACGTTTATGATTGCTTCCCTTTGCCATACGGATACCACCACGGTTTCCGCACCATTGTGAAATCCCAGTGAACGTGCTTTGTTTCGAGAAACTCCTCTAGTCCCTCTTCACCCAGTTCACGAGCACCACCGCTAAACTTCATTCCGCCAAATGGACCGGCATCGTTGTCGGTAAGCGGATCATTGACCCAACACGTACCGGCTTTGACTTCCTCATAGTATTGCTTGACCTTACGGGGGTCGTTGGTATAGAGGTTTGCGCCTAACCCGTAATCACAATCGTTAACCAGCTCGATGGCCTCATCAAAGGTGCGATATGTCATGATCGGAATCGTTGGTCCGAACGTCTCTTCACGCATAATACGGAAACTGTGATCAACATTGGTCAGGACGGTTGGTTCGTAGAAGAAGCCTCGTGTGAACTGTGGTGGTCGTCGCCCGCCGGTCAGGATCGTCGCACCACGTGCTCGTGCCTCCTCTACGTGATCTTCAACCTTCGCTCGGTACTTCTCGCCGATCAGTGGACCAATATCAGTATCGGGGTCCATTCCTGGGCCAAGACGCAATGAGCGTACAAACTCCACCAGACGCTCGGTAAAGGGGCGGGCAATCGACTCATGGACGTACACCCGTTCAGTGCTGGTACACACCTGACCTGCATTCAGGAGCGCTGCCCAAGCCACACCGGGTACCGCGACATCGAGATCGGCATCTTCGGCAACAATGAACGCATCTTTACCGCCTAATTCAAGATGAGTCTTCTTAACGCGCTCGGCGGCCAGACGGGCAATCTCGCGTCCGGTAGCGAAACTACCGGTGAAAGCAATCATTTGTGTGCGTGGGCTAACGACCAGCTCACGGCCAACATCACCAAAACCGGTAATGATATTGAGCACGCCAGGCGGTACATGGTCACAACACAACTCGGCAAAACGTAATGTTGCCAGCGGGGTCATTTCGCTCGGCTTAAGTACGACGGTATTCCCTGCTGCTAGTGCAGGCGCAACCTTCCACGACATCAACAACAATGGATAGTTCCACGGGACAATTGCGGCTACAACGCCGTATGGCTCTTTCAACACCATGGCCAGTTGGCTCGGCTCAACCGATGGGATCACCCGGCCACGAGTATTGCGCTGTAATTCTGCGTAGTAGTCGAAACAGGCTGCACACCAGCCAATTTCGTCGCGATTTTCGACCAACGGCTTCCCGCCCTCAAGGGTCAGCAGCGTAGCCAGTTCTTCGGCGTGCGCACGCATCTTATGCGCAATCTCGTGCAGGATGTGCGCCTTGTCGTGGGCAGTAACTTTTCGCCACTCACGAAATGCTCGTTCAGCAGCAATCATTGCCTGCTCGGCATCGGCCGCAGTTGCCCGTGGTACATAATCGATCACCTCTTCCGTCGCCGGATTGTGTACCGGAAAGACCTCTCCCTGCGTTGCAGCCTGCCATTGACCGTTAATGAGCATTGATGGCATAGGACCTCCTTGTCACTCTTCTGTGTTTAGGATATTGACAATCATTGCACAGGAAATTTCCGTCATAATCGACTTGACGAGGCGTACAGTCATTCCTATAGTAATGGTAAGATTGTGAGCTAGTGCACAAATGATGGAGATGTCAAATGATCATCCGCCTCTTTTCCGATGAACAAATACACACGCTCACAACCGGTTACGGGCGTCGTCGGCGTTGCCGATTGGCTCCGTCTTCACCGCATGTCTACCGTCGTGCATTACTCTACCGTCTCGGTATTGCCGATGGTCGCCGACCGGCGGTGGTCTTCAACACCATTGCCCAGGCCCTGCGCAGTGCGCGGGTTTAATGCTTGCCCGTCTCCGCTTGCTCGATCAGGCGCAGCGCCTGACGTTTCAGATAGACAAGAAGTGCGCTGATGCCGTTGAGCCGTTGCGGGCTGAGAACCTGGTGCAGCCCCATCTGTTGGATGAAATCACCTGATACCGCCAGTACCTGGGCAGGTGTTAATCCTTCCAGTCCTGTTCGTAAGATAGCGGCAAAACCGCGGATAGTTGGCGCTTCGGGCGGTACGTCAATGTGATAGACGATTCGTTCACCCTCTCGCTGTGCGACAACAAAGACCGGGGACATACATTCGTGAACCTGTTCCATACCCTGATGGTCTTTCAGGTCGGGAGGTAAGGGCGGAAGCTGCTCAGAAAATTCCAATAATAATTCTAGTTTCTCTTCACGACCGGCAGTGCGAAATTCAGCAACGATTTCGGCCAATCTTGGCGGAATGAAGGGGCTATCATTCATAAAACTACCTCAGCGATACCAAAGTAACAACAGTTGTTGCCAATACGTTAGCACGATTGAGCACTATCTCGCATCGATTACCTGCGTTGCAAAAGTCCAATTAATGCTGCCAGCACGCGCGCCCGATATTCGGTGGCAGTCGCCACATTTGCCTGATGAATCTCGAACAGACCACTGTCAACTTCCAACATCCCTCCTGGCCCCTCGCGCATTGGTACCGTTGTGTGGCAATCGCCATCGAGCCGAATGATTGTTTTGGCCGCTGGTCGTTCTTCTTCAGCAGTAGCGGTTGGGCCAACAACCTTGTAGGAGGTTGTTACTTCCATTACCGCAGCATCGGCAACATAAGCAGCAACTCTCGCCGCTGCACTACGGATCGAGTTCTCCAATTCGCCTGCCATGCAAGTTCTCCTCTGTTCGGCGTGAGAGTGTCATGTGGATGATACCATTGATTGCCGAACTTCGGCCAGTACCTCTTGGACAAATTGCCAGGACGCCGGTAATGCCATGAGCGCACTGATCGGTGACGCAATCATGGTAGCTATCAGCGCCGCCCCGCGTCCAACCAGGCCAATGATGCGCAAAAGGGCAGCTCGTGAGCGCAGGGCGAGGGTCAAGGTCTGGTGATGGAGGGTAGCCTGTACTGGAGTGATGTCGGTGACCAACCAAGATTGTACGTCACCGAACCAGTTGACTCTGGTACGAGCGATCAGACGCGATCCGTGAACAGTTTCGACGGTTGCATACGATTTGAGCGCTTCACATACCTGAGTATTCAGGGTGATGAACTGTTCTTGCGCTGCCTGCCAGCGCTCTTGCGCTTCATCGCGCAGACCAAAACTTGCCCCACCGGCCGATTGCTCTGCCATTGACACCCAACCAAGCAGGTGTTGTTCAGCAGCAGGCAACGTCGTTCCAAAGCTGACCGCTCCATCAACAACTTGCCGTAAACGGTGCTCGACGGTCGCCAATGCCTGTTCCTGGGCATCGAGCTGGCTCATTGCCGAGCGTATTGCGTCCTGCGCTGCCAACGCATCGTCTGGTAATCGTGCCTGCCAGACGACATCAGGCTGATCACCCGTTGAAAACGCACTGCCGATGACCAGGGGTTGCCAGGGGCCGGGAGGCGTGACAACGGTTGGTGATGATGATGATTCGATCACGACAAAAACAGCGTTCATTTGCCTTGCAA comes from Chloroflexus sp. Y-396-1 and encodes:
- a CDS encoding M20 family metallopeptidase; amino-acid sequence: MMLERAQALADEIIRIRRDIHAHPELGFQEHRTAALVADILHEIGGITVKTGVAKTGVIGELGDGDGPVIAIRADMDALPIQEENQVAYASTNPGVMHACGHDAHTAMLLGAAHLLRERFAAEHLRGRVRFLFQPSEESWDDEVKSGGLRMVEEGALEGVDAVIALHVDSTLPVGQVTIRGGWTSAAVDDFKGYIRGSGGHGAYPHLGTDPVFMLSHVLNALFGIRARLINPMEPAILSVGTVRGGHASNVIPSEIFVQGTLRSFSEEVRAKLAREVERAFAVAEAFGGSAEVTITRGYPAGWNDERVAEWMSIVASDFLGPEAIDRSRTGMGAEDFAYMTRQAPGAMLMLGAAIDDGIVRGHHTPIFDIDERALPIGTAILAETALRFLRGEVKL
- a CDS encoding MBL fold metallo-hydrolase yields the protein MEIYPTPHNVALIDVRHLGRSHVIGTFLLLGDEPALVDPGPASTIPALRAGLSSYGLTVADLRAIVLTHIHLDHAGATGLLVAENPHLVVHVHERGAPHLIDPSRLLHSAAQLYGDQMATLWGDVRPVAAERIRTYTGGETLSLRGHPLRAFDAPGHAKHHLIWLDEANGAAFVGDNTGVRLPGVRMTRPATPPPDVDLDAWAQTHDLLEQLRPQWLCLTHFGAYDDVAFHLTDARLRLRQWAEIVRQSLLAGHDEATGVAALEKALALEAATLSPSEQTAILQQTGPLILSWRGLARYWQKSGALVNGRVTQN
- a CDS encoding aldehyde dehydrogenase encodes the protein MPSMLINGQWQAATQGEVFPVHNPATEEVIDYVPRATAADAEQAMIAAERAFREWRKVTAHDKAHILHEIAHKMRAHAEELATLLTLEGGKPLVENRDEIGWCAACFDYYAELQRNTRGRVIPSVEPSQLAMVLKEPYGVVAAIVPWNYPLLLMSWKVAPALAAGNTVVLKPSEMTPLATLRFAELCCDHVPPGVLNIITGFGDVGRELVVSPRTQMIAFTGSFATGREIARLAAERVKKTHLELGGKDAFIVAEDADLDVAVPGVAWAALLNAGQVCTSTERVYVHESIARPFTERLVEFVRSLRLGPGMDPDTDIGPLIGEKYRAKVEDHVEEARARGATILTGGRRPPQFTRGFFYEPTVLTNVDHSFRIMREETFGPTIPIMTYRTFDEAIELVNDCDYGLGANLYTNDPRKVKQYYEEVKAGTCWVNDPLTDNDAGPFGGMKFSGGARELGEEGLEEFLETKHVHWDFTMVRKPWWYPYGKGKQS
- a CDS encoding SufE family protein, whose translation is MNDSPFIPPRLAEIVAEFRTAGREEKLELLLEFSEQLPPLPPDLKDHQGMEQVHECMSPVFVVAQREGERIVYHIDVPPEAPTIRGFAAILRTGLEGLTPAQVLAVSGDFIQQMGLHQVLSPQRLNGISALLVYLKRQALRLIEQAETGKH